The uncultured Methanomethylovorans sp. genome contains a region encoding:
- a CDS encoding ammonium transporter gives MPIDAGDTAFIIICTAMVMLMTPGVGLFYGGMVRKKNLISMMALSFIAFAIVTIQWVVVGYSLAFGSDISGFIGSLQYFGLNGVGMDATGAANIPDILFMAFQMVFAAVTLAILTSAVAERIKFSSFIVLGVLWTTLVYDPLAHWAWGGGWASELGALDFAGGTVVHISSGFGALALAMVIGKRVGFGKFSMEAENVTLTLIGGALLWFGWFAFNSGSALAANGIAANAFVVTNISAASGAITWMLASWVKGKPSSLGIVSGAVAGLVAITPASGFVGPMSAIAIGGVAGVLCYKMLLFRVKKGLDESLDAWAVHGMGGLWGALATGIFASASIGGVDGLIYGNVHQFLVQALDAGVAITYAFVVTYILAQIVDKTLGLRVTETEEYVGLDISQHGESMTV, from the coding sequence ATGCCAATAGACGCAGGAGATACGGCTTTTATAATAATTTGTACAGCCATGGTAATGTTAATGACACCAGGCGTTGGGCTATTCTATGGCGGTATGGTTAGGAAGAAAAACTTAATTTCAATGATGGCCCTGTCTTTCATAGCTTTTGCTATTGTAACTATTCAGTGGGTAGTAGTTGGTTATTCACTGGCTTTCGGATCTGATATTTCAGGCTTTATAGGAAGCCTTCAATACTTTGGTCTAAATGGAGTAGGTATGGATGCGACAGGCGCAGCAAATATACCTGACATACTATTCATGGCATTCCAGATGGTCTTCGCTGCAGTGACACTTGCGATCCTTACATCAGCTGTTGCTGAAAGGATCAAGTTCAGTTCATTCATAGTACTAGGAGTTTTGTGGACCACCCTTGTATACGACCCGCTTGCTCACTGGGCATGGGGCGGAGGTTGGGCTTCAGAGCTTGGAGCCCTTGACTTTGCAGGAGGGACTGTAGTGCACATAAGTTCCGGATTTGGAGCTCTTGCATTAGCCATGGTAATTGGTAAGAGAGTAGGATTTGGAAAGTTCAGCATGGAAGCAGAGAATGTCACACTCACTTTGATCGGCGGAGCACTTCTATGGTTTGGATGGTTCGCTTTCAATTCTGGTAGTGCCCTTGCAGCAAATGGCATTGCGGCAAATGCATTCGTAGTAACCAATATTTCTGCAGCTTCAGGTGCAATAACATGGATGCTTGCATCATGGGTAAAGGGTAAGCCCAGCTCCTTGGGAATTGTGAGCGGTGCAGTAGCCGGACTCGTGGCAATAACTCCAGCATCGGGATTTGTTGGGCCAATGTCAGCGATAGCAATAGGTGGTGTCGCAGGAGTTCTATGTTACAAGATGCTACTATTCCGTGTGAAGAAGGGATTGGATGAAAGTCTTGATGCCTGGGCCGTTCACGGCATGGGTGGCTTGTGGGGAGCTCTTGCCACTGGAATATTTGCAAGTGCTTCCATAGGAGGCGTTGATGGCCTTATATATGGTAATGTACACCAGTTCCTTGTTCAGGCATTGGATGCCGGTGTGGCTATTACATATGCATTCGTGGTAACGTACATCCTTGCCCAGATAGTGGATAAGACCTTGGGCCTGCGTGTAACTGAAACAGAGGAATATGTGGGATTGGATATCTCACAACATGGCGAATCTATGACTGTATGA
- a CDS encoding IS5 family transposase, translating to MNDLTDFALKEEYKRLQSVGDKLAEIESLIDWKPFHPILESMYSNKTASGGRPEADVIVMFKMLVLQQWHGLSDAELERQCIDRISFRKFLSFPEYVPDSTTVWSFRKRIIDNGKEEQIWTEIQKQLDALGLKIKKGMIQDATFIHSTPGHAKADEPRGKEAKTRRSKDGTWTKKGSKSFFGYKLHTIIDKDYELIRRFKTTTASVHDSQIDLSELNEVVYRDRGYFGAVAKGFAATMQRAVRGHPLEIGDILRNERISSQRAPGERVYSVVKEVFNAGKVLVTTVERVNVKMLMTAFCFNLHQLKTLKHKGII from the coding sequence ATGAATGATTTAACTGATTTTGCTCTTAAAGAAGAATACAAACGTCTCCAATCTGTTGGAGATAAGCTTGCTGAAATCGAATCATTGATTGACTGGAAACCATTTCATCCCATTCTTGAATCGATGTATTCTAATAAAACAGCTTCAGGCGGTAGGCCTGAAGCTGATGTCATCGTCATGTTCAAAATGCTTGTACTGCAACAATGGCATGGTCTTTCTGATGCTGAACTTGAGCGACAATGCATTGATAGAATCTCCTTCAGGAAATTTCTTTCATTTCCTGAATATGTACCAGACAGTACAACTGTCTGGTCATTCCGAAAGAGGATTATCGATAATGGAAAAGAAGAGCAAATATGGACTGAAATACAGAAGCAGCTTGATGCTCTTGGATTGAAGATAAAAAAAGGAATGATCCAGGATGCTACTTTCATCCATTCAACTCCAGGACATGCTAAAGCAGATGAACCTAGAGGAAAAGAAGCAAAAACAAGAAGAAGTAAGGACGGAACCTGGACAAAGAAAGGCAGTAAATCCTTTTTTGGTTACAAGCTCCACACGATCATCGATAAGGATTATGAATTGATCAGAAGATTCAAAACAACAACTGCATCAGTCCATGATTCTCAGATAGATCTCTCTGAATTGAATGAAGTTGTATACAGAGATAGAGGATATTTCGGAGCAGTTGCAAAAGGTTTTGCTGCAACAATGCAAAGAGCTGTGAGAGGACATCCATTAGAAATAGGAGACATTCTGAGAAACGAAAGAATCAGCAGCCAAAGAGCTCCAGGAGAACGAGTATATTCTGTGGTCAAAGAAGTATTCAATGCAGGAAAAGTTCTTGTAACCACAGTGGAAAGAGTAAATGTAAAGATGCTTATGACAGCTTTTTGCTTTAACTTACATCAGCTGAAGACACTCAAACATAAAGGAATTATTTAG
- a CDS encoding secondary thiamine-phosphate synthase enzyme YjbQ: MKICTNLAVELIDITDDVLAEVNKSSIKDGICIVSTTHTTTAIIINENEPGLLSDMFNLLNKLVPPGAGYNHDRIDNNAHSHLRAMLLGSSETIPIVDGKLVLGMWQRIFFVELDGPRQRNVNVTLLASNSRIMS; encoded by the coding sequence ATGAAGATATGTACGAATCTTGCGGTCGAGCTGATAGATATTACAGATGATGTTTTAGCAGAAGTAAATAAAAGCTCAATAAAAGATGGAATATGCATAGTAAGCACAACCCACACGACTACAGCTATCATCATTAATGAGAATGAACCGGGTTTGCTTTCTGACATGTTTAATCTACTCAATAAGCTGGTGCCTCCAGGTGCAGGATACAATCATGATCGTATAGACAACAATGCTCATTCTCACCTTAGAGCCATGCTTTTAGGATCCAGTGAAACGATACCTATAGTAGACGGAAAACTTGTATTGGGTATGTGGCAACGAATATTCTTCGTGGAACTTGATGGACCACGTCAGAGGAATGTGAATGTTACATTACTAGCGAGTAATAGTAGGATAATGTCTTAG